The sequence ATACGCAATCTTGTTTTCTAATAACCAAGTGTAAAAAGCAAGCCCAACGAGAAACAGTATTAAGATTCTGAAATAGAAGGTTTTTCTTTTTTTGATCAAGCGAAATCTCATGTCGTCTGATATTTGTTGCAAACTAATTATTCTGCTAGGAATACCTAGTCGAATAACAACATACCTCTTGTTTACAAGATTATTATGCGATGAGCCTGGTTTATTGGATAGATCACCTTGATAACTCTTCTCTTTTTATAACTTCAACGAAAATAACTTTATACTGATTTTTTGTCAATAGAAATTTGAAAAGAAGAAACGATTGATTGCACCGTAATTACGGCGTATATTAATTTACAATTTTGAAAAGGGAAGCTGCTGTAAATATTGATTCCGGAGAAAACGGCTGTCAATAAAAAAGCCGGAAACTGTAATTCAGATTCCGGCTTAAATATTTAGCGTGTGCTTCCTGGGGGACTCGAACCCCCGACCAATAGATTAAGAGTCTACTGCTCTACCAACTGAGCTAAGGAAGCGTCACAAAAATAATTAATTTTTGGTTCCCACTCAAAACTTCTTTTAATTTATAGTTCAAAAAAAATCAGATTTAATATGAAAAGCCTGTTTGGGAATGCCGCTCTTGTCCTGTCGATTATTTTGATTCTTTCGTGCGCCGGGAAAGAGCATAGAAAACCTTCCGGCGGACTTGAAGTTATCGACGACCTCGGCAATCCCGTTTTGATCGATTCGATTCCGCGACGAATAATTTCGTTGGCTCCGAATCTGACGGAAATAATTTTCGATCTGGGCGCGGGCGATAAACTGGCGGGCAATACGCTCTATTGCAATTACCCGCCCGAAGCGCGGTATGTCGAAAAAGTAGGCGACCTTCTTACAGTCGATTTCGAAAAAGTACTGTCGCTCAAACCCGACCTTATTTTCATAACCGTCGAAGGCAACCGGAAAGAAACTTTCGACAAATTCAAAAGTCTTGGATTGAAAGTCTTTGTGTCGAATCCGCGCAATTACGAGGGCGTCAAAAAATCGTACCTCGGTATCGCGCGGATACTCGGCAAAGAAAAATACGCTCTGGAAAAAATCGAAATGTGGGACAGACTGCTCGATTCGATTCGAAATAAATCACGCGGCGAAAAACCGAAAACCGCAATGCTGCCCGTTGAATTGAAACCGCTGATGCTCGCCGGCAAAAATACGTTTTTGAACGAATATCTGGAGTTCTGCGGACTTGTGAATATTGCCGACGACCCGCTAATTAATTATCCCGTTTTCAACCGCGAAGAAATATTGGTGCGGAATCCCGACTATATTATAATTCTTTCCGACGGCAAATTGAAAACAGAAGATTTGCTCGATTTGTACCCGGAATGGAAAGATTTGAAAGCCGTGCGGAACGGTAATGTAATTTTTGCGGATAGGGATTTGTACTCGCGACCGGGACCGAGATTTGCCGAAGCGGCTGCGGATTTATTTAATCTTCTTCATCCGGAAGAAAGTCTTCGATATCCTGAGCGATAAAAATCATGGCGCATTTGTCGC comes from Melioribacter roseus P3M-2 and encodes:
- a CDS encoding ABC transporter substrate-binding protein — protein: MKSLFGNAALVLSIILILSCAGKEHRKPSGGLEVIDDLGNPVLIDSIPRRIISLAPNLTEIIFDLGAGDKLAGNTLYCNYPPEARYVEKVGDLLTVDFEKVLSLKPDLIFITVEGNRKETFDKFKSLGLKVFVSNPRNYEGVKKSYLGIARILGKEKYALEKIEMWDRLLDSIRNKSRGEKPKTAMLPVELKPLMLAGKNTFLNEYLEFCGLVNIADDPLINYPVFNREEILVRNPDYIIILSDGKLKTEDLLDLYPEWKDLKAVRNGNVIFADRDLYSRPGPRFAEAAADLFNLLHPEESLRYPER